One Gloeothece verrucosa PCC 7822 DNA window includes the following coding sequences:
- a CDS encoding YkvA family protein: protein MNHIVESFYNWYRSQVRNPKYRWVIILGTFLYLISPIDILPDFIPILGWIDDGVVLTLLMTEISRLITENRQRRHEINNPESQPQDATVEVSATSE from the coding sequence ATGAACCATATTGTTGAGTCTTTTTATAACTGGTATCGGAGTCAAGTCCGTAATCCTAAGTATCGTTGGGTTATTATTTTAGGCACTTTTCTCTATTTAATAAGTCCCATTGATATTCTGCCTGACTTTATTCCTATCCTGGGATGGATTGACGATGGAGTAGTGCTTACTCTGCTAATGACAGAAATTTCGCGGCTAATCACTGAAAATCGCCAACGTCGGCACGAAATTAATAATCCTGAATCACAACCTCAAGACGCTACTGTAGAAGTTTCCGCTACTTCTGAATAA
- a CDS encoding S9 family peptidase — MTNPQTAPYGSWKSPITSDLIVAGSIGLGNVILDGEDIYWLEARPTEGGRNVLVKLASDGTTSDITPQPYNVRTRVHEYGGGSCIVAEGTVYFSNFVDGRLYKQLPNREPQPLTAESKRRYADAIVDSQRSRLICVCEDHSNSDLEPENSIISIDINTGDITTLVSGSDFYSSPRLSPDGLQLAWLSWNHPNLPWDETELSIASVQEDGTLKAAKIIAGGENESICEPKWSEEGQLYFSSDRTGWWNLYRYHQSGTIDTLCPLNAEFAYPHWVFGISTYTLAGDEIYCTYTQNGRWYLAQLNPNTGNLTPIDTPCTEIGSLKSYKNTLVFIGGSPTQPNAVIKVDLNSKQTTILKQSTNLDIDLGYISIPEVIAFPTEGGLTAYAWYYPPTNKDYIAPDRELPPLLVKSHGGPTACATANFSLRVQYWTSRGFAYLDVNYGGSTGFGREYRQRLDKNWGIVDVDDCINAAKYLVQQGKADGKRLAISGGSAGGYTTLAALTFRNVFQAGASYYGVSDLEALAKDTHKFESRYLDRLIGQYPQEKDLYQQRSPIMFTDRLDCPVIFFQGLEDKVVPPNQAEMMVAAIKTKGLPVAYVPFEGEQHGFRRAENIKRALDGEFYFYSRIFGFTPADSLEPVAIENLA, encoded by the coding sequence ATGACTAACCCCCAAACCGCCCCTTATGGATCTTGGAAATCTCCCATTACCTCAGACTTAATCGTTGCTGGAAGTATTGGACTCGGTAATGTGATCCTCGATGGAGAGGATATTTACTGGTTAGAAGCAAGACCCACCGAAGGAGGAAGAAATGTCTTAGTCAAACTCGCTTCAGATGGAACGACTAGCGATATTACCCCTCAACCCTATAATGTGCGGACCCGTGTGCATGAATACGGAGGAGGTAGTTGTATCGTTGCAGAGGGAACAGTCTATTTTTCCAATTTTGTCGACGGGAGACTCTATAAACAACTCCCCAACCGTGAACCGCAACCCCTCACCGCCGAATCAAAACGACGCTACGCAGATGCAATTGTAGACTCACAACGAAGCCGCTTAATCTGCGTTTGTGAGGATCACTCTAACTCGGACCTAGAACCCGAAAATAGTATTATCAGCATCGATATCAACACCGGTGACATAACAACTCTAGTCAGTGGAAGTGACTTTTACTCCTCACCTCGTCTAAGTCCCGACGGATTACAATTAGCTTGGTTAAGTTGGAATCATCCTAACTTACCTTGGGATGAAACTGAATTATCTATCGCCTCTGTTCAAGAAGATGGTACCCTCAAAGCAGCGAAAATTATCGCCGGCGGGGAAAATGAATCAATTTGTGAACCCAAATGGTCAGAGGAGGGGCAATTATATTTTTCCAGTGATCGCACAGGATGGTGGAATCTCTACCGCTACCATCAGTCCGGAACCATCGATACTCTATGTCCCCTCAATGCAGAATTTGCTTATCCTCATTGGGTATTTGGCATCTCTACCTATACCCTTGCCGGTGACGAGATCTACTGTACCTACACTCAAAATGGTCGGTGGTATCTGGCACAATTAAATCCCAACACCGGCAATTTAACTCCCATCGACACCCCCTGCACAGAAATAGGTTCTCTCAAATCCTACAAAAACACCCTAGTTTTTATCGGCGGTTCCCCCACCCAACCCAACGCAGTCATTAAAGTAGACTTAAACAGCAAACAAACCACCATCCTCAAACAATCTACTAACCTAGACATCGACCTAGGATATATTTCTATTCCTGAAGTGATCGCTTTCCCCACCGAAGGCGGATTAACTGCCTATGCTTGGTATTATCCCCCTACCAATAAAGATTACATCGCCCCTGACAGAGAATTACCCCCTCTACTGGTAAAAAGTCATGGAGGGCCGACCGCCTGTGCCACCGCTAATTTTAGCTTAAGAGTGCAATACTGGACCAGTCGAGGATTTGCTTACTTAGATGTCAATTATGGCGGCAGTACAGGATTTGGCCGAGAATACCGCCAACGCTTAGATAAAAACTGGGGAATTGTCGATGTGGATGACTGTATTAATGCGGCAAAATATTTAGTTCAACAAGGGAAAGCAGACGGAAAACGCCTCGCTATTTCTGGGGGAAGTGCCGGCGGTTACACCACTTTAGCCGCCTTAACATTTCGCAATGTCTTTCAAGCCGGAGCGAGTTATTATGGAGTCAGCGATTTAGAAGCGTTAGCCAAAGATACTCATAAATTTGAATCTCGCTATCTAGACCGCTTAATTGGTCAATATCCCCAAGAAAAAGACCTTTATCAACAACGATCACCTATTATGTTTACGGATCGTCTCGACTGTCCTGTGATCTTCTTTCAAGGATTAGAAGATAAAGTGGTTCCCCCTAATCAAGCTGAAATGATGGTAGCAGCGATCAAAACTAAGGGGTTACCGGTGGCATACGTTCCCTTTGAAGGAGAACAACATGGGTTCCGCCGCGCCGAAAACATCAAACGCGCTTTAGATGGAGAATTTTACTTTTATTCCCGCATTTTTGGCTTTACCCCGGCTGATTCCCTTGAACCCGTAGCCATCGAAAATTTAGCTTAA
- a CDS encoding FHA domain-containing protein: MTTHPRPATLVTNQPRIELNQNGEIRAFNLSEDYHILGREPHQPSPIGLSLPQTWTMVSRIQACFRKIGTDYYIYDGDGESKPSSNGLFIKNRLIPPKEGYKLEHGDQISIGQNRRKWVTITYIDPEKVNTGTLPRTRTIPLANRSVVIGRDPTATLELDAPTISRHHATIDQGDGGRYTLTDYSTNGVFVNDQKVKGSIDLADGDSIRIGPYTFLLQRDELVLADAGDQIRIDAKNILLIKYRKKQPIRLLNNISLVIEPGQLVAIVGGSGSGKSTLIKTLLGLEAISQDNNQTPIERAVYLNGDNIRLYFNIYRTLIGYVPQQDIVHTNLTVYEVLYYAAKLRLPSDQNLNQLLAKTIDDVELSQRKDTLVKDLSGGQLKRVSIAVELLADPKLFFLDEPTSGLDPGLDKKMMQLLRRLANEGRTVILVTHATNNITLCDRLVFLGLGGNLCYFGTPDKALEFFTIDSGDFADIYIELDTPEAVATVEQKYHQSEYYKDYIENRLAQSSQKEHLVPQQVKAPFRRQLSVLIQRYVKLLVRDRVNLLLSLLTAPIGISLMTLAIREQTPFKGVSDATLAGLALKVLFVFTCAAIWVGLASSLQEIVKEAAIYMRERLVNLGLLAYLGSKVLSLGALAILQSVLITLVVLICFKAPSSPTLLVPWPVGVFITTFLTLMAAISLGLMVSASVKNITQANSALPILLLPQIIFAGVLFSMKGVSKFLSWLMIGRWSVGAYGTIIDLNFLIPPNPETTDVGGSYKLPLERSDVYAVTWDNLAKNWGILLLHITVYLLITYWLQKRKDVFKT, from the coding sequence ATGACTACTCATCCTCGTCCCGCCACACTGGTTACTAATCAACCTCGCATCGAATTGAATCAAAATGGAGAAATTCGAGCCTTTAACCTGAGTGAAGATTATCATATTTTGGGCAGAGAGCCTCATCAACCCTCTCCCATCGGGTTATCACTCCCTCAAACTTGGACGATGGTCAGTCGAATCCAAGCTTGTTTCCGTAAAATAGGCACAGATTATTATATCTATGATGGAGATGGAGAAAGTAAGCCCAGTAGTAACGGATTATTTATTAAAAATCGGTTGATTCCCCCCAAAGAAGGCTATAAACTTGAACATGGGGACCAGATTAGCATTGGACAAAATCGACGAAAATGGGTAACCATTACTTATATTGACCCTGAAAAAGTCAACACGGGAACTCTTCCACGAACTAGGACTATTCCCTTAGCTAATCGTTCTGTGGTCATCGGTCGAGACCCTACAGCCACCTTAGAATTAGATGCACCCACCATATCTCGTCATCACGCCACCATTGATCAGGGAGACGGCGGTCGTTACACGCTGACCGACTATAGCACGAATGGTGTATTTGTTAACGATCAAAAGGTGAAGGGGTCTATTGACCTTGCAGATGGAGATAGTATTCGCATTGGACCTTATACTTTTTTATTACAAAGAGATGAATTAGTTTTAGCCGATGCCGGCGATCAAATTCGCATTGATGCTAAAAATATTTTGTTAATTAAATATAGAAAAAAACAACCGATTAGATTATTAAATAATATTTCATTAGTCATAGAACCGGGTCAATTAGTGGCTATTGTCGGCGGAAGCGGCTCAGGCAAATCTACTTTAATCAAAACTTTATTGGGTTTAGAAGCCATTAGTCAAGACAATAATCAAACTCCAATAGAAAGAGCCGTTTATTTAAATGGAGATAATATTAGACTTTATTTTAATATTTATAGAACCTTAATCGGTTATGTTCCTCAACAAGATATCGTGCATACGAATTTAACGGTTTATGAAGTGCTTTATTATGCGGCTAAATTAAGACTTCCTTCAGACCAGAATTTAAATCAACTGCTGGCCAAAACCATCGATGATGTGGAACTGTCTCAACGAAAAGATACTCTCGTTAAAGATTTAAGTGGAGGACAGTTAAAACGGGTTAGCATCGCTGTAGAATTATTAGCTGATCCGAAATTATTCTTTTTAGATGAACCCACATCGGGATTAGACCCCGGATTGGATAAAAAAATGATGCAATTGTTGCGAAGATTAGCCAATGAAGGAAGAACCGTTATCTTAGTGACTCATGCGACTAATAATATTACTCTCTGTGATCGTTTAGTATTTTTAGGCTTAGGCGGCAATCTCTGTTATTTTGGCACGCCAGATAAAGCCTTAGAATTTTTTACGATTGATAGTGGAGATTTTGCTGATATTTATATAGAATTAGATACCCCAGAAGCCGTTGCTACTGTCGAGCAAAAATATCATCAATCAGAATATTACAAAGACTATATAGAAAATCGTCTCGCGCAATCTTCCCAAAAAGAACATTTAGTTCCTCAACAAGTTAAAGCCCCCTTTAGGCGACAATTATCGGTACTAATTCAACGCTATGTTAAATTACTGGTGCGGGACCGCGTGAATTTATTATTATCCCTATTAACAGCCCCCATCGGCATTAGTTTAATGACTTTAGCCATTCGAGAACAAACACCTTTTAAAGGCGTTAGTGATGCGACTCTGGCGGGTTTAGCCTTAAAAGTTCTCTTTGTTTTTACTTGTGCCGCCATTTGGGTTGGATTAGCCAGTTCTCTACAAGAAATCGTCAAAGAAGCTGCTATTTATATGAGAGAGCGGCTAGTTAATTTAGGCTTATTAGCCTATTTAGGGTCTAAAGTTTTGAGCTTAGGAGCATTAGCTATCCTGCAAAGTGTGTTGATTACATTGGTGGTTTTAATTTGTTTTAAAGCTCCCTCGTCTCCGACTCTGCTCGTTCCTTGGCCGGTGGGAGTATTTATCACAACATTTTTAACCTTAATGGCAGCGATTAGTCTGGGTTTAATGGTATCAGCTAGTGTCAAAAATATTACCCAAGCTAATAGTGCTTTGCCGATTTTATTATTGCCTCAAATTATCTTCGCCGGTGTATTATTTAGCATGAAAGGAGTCAGTAAATTTTTGTCTTGGTTGATGATTGGTCGTTGGTCAGTGGGCGCTTATGGTACAATTATTGACCTCAATTTTCTGATTCCACCTAATCCCGAAACCACCGATGTAGGAGGCAGCTATAAGTTACCCCTAGAACGCTCTGATGTTTATGCTGTAACTTGGGATAATTTAGCGAAAAATTGGGGAATTCTCCTGCTGCATATTACCGTTTACCTGCTGATTACTTATTGGTTGCAAAAACGTAAAGATGTTTTTAAAACTTAA
- the hydE gene encoding [FeFe] hydrogenase H-cluster radical SAM maturase HydE: MNFLNQQEQIQNGQITKTELITLLQASGSLQQQLFRQAREIRQRYHGDQVVVRGVIEISNYCQKNCNYCAMRATNQKLERYRLGVEQIFAIGTHIKEANIPIIFLQGGQDPHCDPILEEVIPRLKKELNLSVLLCLGEKPREAYQKFAELGADSYILKFETSSPSLYKNIAHTPLLRRLQCIRTLQESGFKVGTGNIVGLPNQTIDSLAEDILLALEIQPDFVSSSPFIPNQDTPLENLPYGDINLTLNTMALYRILLPSCLIPTVSALEKIQKGGQLMGLNAGANVLTINFTPAQCRDKYAIYSKQRFVVSLEHAQQTIKQAGLSSNSFKSPVLMSGGTP, translated from the coding sequence ATGAATTTTCTTAATCAACAAGAGCAAATCCAAAACGGGCAAATTACTAAAACCGAACTGATAACATTGCTTCAAGCTTCTGGGTCTTTGCAACAGCAATTGTTCCGACAGGCCCGAGAAATTCGACAGCGATATCATGGCGATCAAGTTGTGGTGCGAGGCGTAATAGAAATTTCTAATTACTGCCAAAAAAACTGTAATTATTGCGCCATGAGGGCCACTAACCAAAAGTTAGAAAGATATCGTTTAGGAGTCGAACAAATTTTTGCCATCGGGACTCACATCAAAGAGGCAAATATCCCCATTATTTTTCTTCAAGGGGGTCAAGACCCGCACTGTGATCCCATTTTAGAAGAAGTCATTCCCCGGCTGAAAAAAGAATTGAACTTAAGCGTTCTTTTATGCTTAGGAGAAAAACCGCGAGAAGCCTATCAAAAATTTGCTGAATTGGGGGCAGATTCTTATATTCTTAAGTTTGAAACTTCCTCCCCTAGTCTCTACAAAAATATAGCCCATACCCCTTTACTGAGAAGATTACAATGTATTCGCACTCTACAGGAAAGCGGCTTTAAAGTGGGTACAGGTAATATTGTCGGTTTACCCAATCAAACTATAGATTCTTTAGCCGAGGATATCTTACTAGCACTGGAAATACAGCCCGATTTTGTTAGCTCATCTCCGTTTATTCCTAATCAGGATACGCCCTTGGAAAATTTGCCCTATGGAGATATCAATCTCACCCTTAACACAATGGCACTCTATAGAATTTTGTTACCTTCCTGTCTAATTCCTACAGTGAGTGCTTTAGAAAAAATTCAAAAAGGGGGTCAATTAATGGGGTTAAATGCAGGGGCTAATGTCCTGACGATTAACTTTACGCCTGCCCAATGTCGCGACAAATATGCGATTTACTCTAAACAGCGATTTGTGGTGAGTTTAGAACACGCCCAACAAACCATAAAACAGGCAGGATTAAGTTCTAACTCTTTTAAATCGCCAGTTTTAATGAGTGGAGGAACTCCTTAA
- a CDS encoding class I SAM-dependent methyltransferase, whose translation MRIITTRRETQAIILAILAILAAILVIVFFTKSSPNSQEHKSAGGEWLEITTPMSLIHIGSNDSFAITEEGNRAAKLVYDAVAHKNLDSAKAASELYTQLIPKENYGGEYSTLQWFCDYFLASESQKKEFLKDKYVSSFFEFFSANDFTNLKDYLTLKYHLNKLEEQFTQADQERKALLEDTILFNNPRREEWEKTSKMMTFFPIKAGDKIADVGSGPGYFTFKFAEIVGDKGRVFAIDTVEKHLDYVNHVSQKYGIKNVETVLTQGDTLGVGENQIDVAFLCSLYHNIYGMDKEDDRHRFIDNIKKSLKKDGTLIIVDNAVVERGKLPYHGPYIAKQLIIGQLKYYGFRFVKDFASVPQRYVLIFKKM comes from the coding sequence ATGAGAATCATCACAACAAGGAGAGAAACCCAAGCAATTATCTTAGCCATATTGGCAATTTTAGCCGCTATCTTAGTGATAGTTTTCTTCACGAAAAGCTCACCCAATAGCCAAGAACATAAATCGGCGGGGGGGGAATGGCTTGAGATTACTACCCCTATGTCTTTAATTCACATAGGGAGTAATGACTCTTTTGCTATTACTGAAGAAGGAAACCGAGCCGCTAAACTGGTTTATGATGCAGTCGCCCATAAAAACCTCGATTCTGCTAAAGCCGCCAGTGAACTCTATACTCAATTAATTCCTAAAGAAAATTATGGCGGAGAATACAGCACCTTACAATGGTTTTGTGATTACTTTTTAGCCTCTGAATCCCAAAAAAAAGAATTTTTAAAAGACAAATATGTGTCCAGTTTTTTTGAATTCTTTTCGGCTAATGATTTTACCAACTTAAAAGATTATTTAACCCTAAAATATCACTTGAACAAATTAGAGGAGCAATTTACCCAAGCCGATCAAGAAAGAAAAGCCCTGTTAGAAGACACTATTCTTTTTAATAATCCGAGAAGGGAAGAATGGGAAAAAACTAGCAAAATGATGACTTTTTTTCCGATCAAAGCCGGAGATAAAATTGCTGATGTTGGCAGTGGCCCAGGGTATTTTACCTTTAAATTTGCCGAAATTGTTGGGGATAAAGGGCGTGTTTTTGCTATTGATACTGTGGAAAAACATTTGGATTATGTTAACCACGTCAGTCAAAAATATGGCATAAAAAATGTTGAAACGGTCTTGACCCAAGGAGATACTCTTGGCGTTGGAGAAAATCAAATAGATGTGGCATTTTTATGTTCTTTGTATCACAATATTTACGGGATGGATAAAGAGGATGACCGACATCGCTTTATTGATAATATTAAAAAATCCCTGAAAAAAGACGGGACTTTAATTATTGTTGATAATGCGGTAGTGGAACGGGGAAAACTTCCTTATCATGGTCCTTATATTGCCAAACAATTAATTATTGGACAGCTTAAGTATTACGGTTTTCGCTTTGTTAAAGATTTCGCTTCTGTGCCTCAAAGATATGTTTTAATCTTCAAAAAAATGTGA
- a CDS encoding DMT family transporter — MEDLRIIGIFAGLGSAASWAMGSILFKRLGERISPLAMTFAKGSLSIILLALALAFIGYESIEEQSLLLLILSGLLGIAVSDTLFFEALQDLEAHSLVLLMTFGQVFTVVLAVLFLGEQPSRVQWAGIFLIVLGITVVLISKITGEEKASRLKGMILGLLAVICMSVSLIIIKDSLDSVSALSATFIRMISGTTGILFLGVITNKLGRWMLPFSDVKLGGLFVVSVCVVTFGGFWLSIVAFKYLDVAIANTLISTEPLFVLPLAAIFAQEKVTLKAVVGTAITTTGIILLCRG, encoded by the coding sequence ATGGAGGATTTAAGAATTATTGGAATTTTTGCGGGCCTTGGCTCGGCGGCTTCGTGGGCAATGGGTTCTATCCTATTTAAGCGGCTGGGTGAGCGAATTTCCCCTTTAGCCATGACCTTTGCCAAAGGAAGTCTCAGTATTATTTTACTCGCTTTAGCTTTGGCTTTTATCGGTTATGAAAGCATCGAAGAACAATCCTTATTGCTGTTAATTTTAAGTGGATTATTAGGCATTGCTGTCAGTGATACCTTATTTTTTGAAGCCCTACAAGATTTAGAAGCACATTCTTTAGTTTTATTGATGACTTTTGGACAGGTTTTCACGGTTGTCTTAGCGGTGCTATTTCTGGGAGAGCAACCCTCCCGAGTACAATGGGCGGGGATTTTTTTAATTGTGTTAGGAATTACGGTGGTTTTAATTTCAAAAATTACAGGAGAAGAAAAAGCTTCTCGATTAAAAGGCATGATTTTGGGTTTGTTAGCTGTAATTTGTATGTCGGTATCTTTGATTATTATTAAGGATAGTTTAGACTCGGTTTCTGCTTTGAGCGCGACTTTTATCCGCATGATTTCAGGAACTACCGGCATCCTGTTTTTAGGCGTGATCACGAATAAGTTGGGGCGTTGGATGCTGCCGTTTTCTGATGTCAAATTAGGCGGCTTGTTTGTTGTCTCTGTCTGTGTGGTAACCTTTGGCGGGTTTTGGTTGTCTATCGTGGCTTTTAAGTATCTTGATGTGGCGATAGCTAATACCTTAATTTCTACGGAACCTTTATTTGTTTTGCCTTTAGCCGCTATTTTTGCTCAAGAAAAAGTGACTTTAAAAGCGGTAGTGGGAACGGCGATTACCACTACTGGAATTATCTTACTTTGCCGGGGGTAA
- a CDS encoding coproporphyrinogen-III oxidase family protein translates to MIQVIERNNKQTQRLMERAKERIEDFKRLQTAGLICKSGDFFPSVHYPPITMYAPTTEEELFRTYTSPSDGLFDVYVHIPFCRRHCTFCHYPVMLGEQTAEKDHYLQALEKEMDIYMKRLGGDKIRARSILIGGGTPTYLSLAQMRRFLDFFVERVDLSTCKQFNYDVDPVTLIGSEGIERLKMMRSYGVDRVTIGIQSFNESVLKKMGRHHGAKEAIESIRNCQDLGFQVNIEFIFGYWGQTLENWIEVIEEAVSLDTEEIQLYRLKVEAYGDYQGAIKKVREIRPQEIPTVEETLMMKQVAIDILNEHGYYENLRRVFSKKPEHYSHYADNQCCGLLDQIGLGLTAFSSLRDRFVLNTQNMDEYYALIESGKLPLNRGIVRSSEEQMRWAVVLPLKNRRVWKSYFKQITGADLNEVFGEKIKQLKTFGLLFENEEKIELTKLGAFFADEVAQQFHHPDYVPFPQDAYFQGALYPYRSCV, encoded by the coding sequence ATGATTCAAGTTATAGAGCGCAATAATAAGCAAACACAACGGTTAATGGAGAGGGCAAAAGAAAGAATAGAAGATTTTAAGCGGCTTCAGACAGCCGGATTAATTTGTAAGAGTGGGGATTTTTTTCCGTCGGTTCATTATCCGCCTATTACCATGTATGCTCCTACCACCGAAGAGGAGTTATTTAGGACTTATACTAGCCCTAGTGATGGATTATTTGATGTTTATGTTCATATACCTTTCTGTCGTCGCCATTGCACTTTCTGCCATTATCCGGTGATGTTGGGAGAACAAACTGCTGAGAAAGATCATTATCTTCAAGCATTAGAAAAAGAAATGGATATTTATATGAAGCGTCTCGGCGGGGATAAAATTCGAGCGAGATCGATTTTGATCGGAGGAGGTACGCCCACTTATTTGAGTTTGGCGCAAATGAGACGCTTTTTAGATTTTTTTGTGGAACGGGTTGATCTGTCCACTTGTAAGCAATTTAATTATGATGTTGATCCGGTCACTTTGATCGGTTCTGAAGGGATAGAAAGGCTAAAAATGATGCGCTCTTATGGCGTTGATCGTGTCACCATTGGCATACAATCTTTTAATGAGTCGGTACTCAAAAAAATGGGGCGGCATCATGGGGCAAAAGAAGCGATAGAATCGATCCGAAATTGTCAAGATTTAGGGTTTCAGGTAAATATTGAATTTATTTTTGGCTATTGGGGGCAAACTCTAGAAAACTGGATCGAGGTAATCGAAGAAGCGGTTTCTTTAGACACCGAAGAGATACAGTTATATCGACTGAAAGTAGAAGCTTATGGAGATTATCAGGGCGCGATTAAAAAAGTCCGAGAAATTCGCCCGCAAGAAATCCCAACTGTTGAAGAAACTTTGATGATGAAACAGGTAGCCATCGATATTCTTAATGAACATGGTTATTATGAAAATCTGCGGCGAGTCTTTAGCAAAAAGCCTGAACATTACTCTCATTATGCTGATAATCAATGCTGTGGATTGTTGGATCAAATTGGCTTAGGATTAACGGCTTTTAGTAGTCTTCGAGACAGGTTTGTGCTAAATACTCAAAATATGGATGAATATTATGCTCTCATTGAGTCCGGCAAATTACCTCTGAACCGAGGGATAGTCAGAAGTTCCGAAGAACAAATGAGATGGGCGGTAGTTCTTCCTCTAAAAAATCGCCGGGTATGGAAGAGTTATTTTAAACAAATTACTGGGGCTGATCTTAATGAGGTGTTCGGGGAAAAAATTAAGCAATTAAAAACTTTTGGTTTACTGTTTGAAAATGAGGAGAAAATTGAATTGACGAAATTAGGGGCTTTTTTTGCTGATGAAGTCGCCCAACAATTTCATCATCCTGACTATGTTCCTTTTCCTCAAGATGCTTATTTTCAAGGGGCATTATATCCCTATAGAAGTTGTGTGTGA
- the alr gene encoding alanine racemase: MLSRQTTPNGLTVGRYTPSLSEIIRHRAWIEIDHHALAHNIRSIKQILSPSTALMAVVKADAYGHGAVRVAQTALQAGATWLAIATLGEGIELREAGIAAPILILGAINTPAEIATIAQWKLQPTLCNPQQALVFSETLTKLDQSLPVHLKLDTGMSRLGTIWTEAAAFVQLVQQLPYLKIASIYSHLATADDPDPTVMRLQHQRFEAAIAEIKANGITPPRLHFANSAATLTDPSLHYDLVRVGLGLYGLYPAPHLRESVDLKPVLQVKARVTQVKTIPAGTGVSYGYQFISDRPLRIAVVGIGYADGVQRNLSNRLEVLVRGQRISQIGAITMDQLMLDVSNIPDLQAGEVVTLIGKDQDQEITADEWADKLGTISWEILCGFKHRLPRVSIPQSQEELEVSGVS, translated from the coding sequence ATGCTGAGTCGACAAACAACCCCTAATGGTCTGACCGTTGGGCGTTATACCCCCAGTTTATCAGAAATTATCCGTCACCGGGCTTGGATAGAAATCGATCACCATGCCCTAGCTCATAATATCCGCTCCATAAAGCAAATTTTATCACCTTCAACGGCATTAATGGCCGTAGTTAAAGCAGATGCCTACGGTCATGGGGCAGTACGGGTTGCTCAAACTGCCCTACAAGCCGGAGCAACTTGGTTAGCCATTGCAACGTTAGGGGAAGGTATTGAACTTAGAGAAGCCGGCATTGCTGCACCAATACTCATTTTAGGGGCAATTAATACCCCTGCTGAAATTGCCACTATTGCCCAGTGGAAGTTACAACCCACTCTGTGTAACCCTCAACAAGCGTTAGTCTTTTCAGAAACCCTGACTAAACTCGATCAAAGCCTGCCGGTTCATCTTAAACTCGATACAGGGATGTCTCGCTTAGGGACTATTTGGACCGAAGCCGCCGCTTTTGTGCAGTTAGTGCAGCAATTACCCTATCTAAAAATTGCCAGTATCTATTCCCATTTAGCAACGGCCGATGACCCAGATCCCACTGTCATGCGGCTACAACATCAACGTTTTGAAGCGGCTATTGCTGAAATTAAAGCTAATGGTATTACTCCCCCTCGTCTTCATTTTGCCAATTCAGCCGCTACCTTAACTGATCCGTCTCTCCATTATGATTTAGTCAGAGTAGGATTAGGATTATATGGATTGTATCCGGCTCCTCATCTGCGGGAAAGCGTGGACCTCAAACCGGTTTTACAAGTCAAAGCGCGAGTCACTCAGGTAAAAACCATCCCCGCCGGTACAGGGGTAAGTTACGGCTATCAGTTTATCAGCGATCGCCCGTTACGCATAGCGGTGGTGGGTATTGGTTATGCAGATGGTGTGCAACGGAATTTATCTAACCGTTTAGAGGTTTTGGTCCGGGGACAACGCATTTCTCAAATTGGGGCCATTACAATGGATCAATTAATGTTAGATGTGAGTAATATTCCCGATTTACAAGCCGGCGAAGTGGTGACTTTAATTGGTAAAGATCAAGACCAAGAAATTACGGCTGATGAGTGGGCCGATAAATTAGGAACCATTTCTTGGGAAATTCTTTGCGGGTTTAAGCATCGTTTACCTAGGGTGAGTATTCCTCAATCTCAAGAAGAGTTAGAAGTCTCCGGTGTCAGCTAA
- a CDS encoding HNH endonuclease has translation MGKVLVLNASYEPLNITSWKRAVVLLLKGKAEQLEHNGRLLYSGLPLPTVIRLRHYVKVPYKEIPLTRRNILERDRHTCQYCSYKGEQLTLDHVIPRSRGGGETWENLVTACVRCNVKKGNRTPKEANMTLLSQPRKPYSSLYFELIKHTRGESNQEWRKYVIGISSE, from the coding sequence ATGGGCAAGGTACTGGTGTTAAACGCCTCCTATGAGCCGCTCAATATTACCAGTTGGAAGAGGGCGGTTGTATTGTTACTCAAAGGTAAGGCTGAGCAACTTGAACACAATGGTCGACTTCTCTATAGTGGTCTTCCTCTCCCGACAGTTATCCGATTACGGCATTATGTTAAAGTTCCTTATAAGGAGATTCCTTTAACCCGCCGAAATATTCTCGAACGAGACCGACATACTTGTCAATACTGTAGTTACAAAGGTGAGCAATTAACGTTAGATCATGTGATTCCCCGTTCTCGCGGTGGAGGGGAAACTTGGGAAAATCTGGTTACCGCTTGTGTGCGCTGCAATGTGAAAAAAGGTAACCGAACCCCTAAAGAAGCTAATATGACTCTTTTGTCTCAACCTCGTAAACCCTACAGTAGTTTGTATTTTGAACTGATTAAGCATACTCGCGGTGAGTCTAACCAGGAGTGGAGAAAGTATGTGATCGGTATTTCATCTGAGTGA